In Lentibacillus amyloliquefaciens, one DNA window encodes the following:
- a CDS encoding flavin monoamine oxidase family protein, producing the protein MDKGYRFDQLLQKIVYNMLRNDPWFTENYADRLNKISHYAYEFNITRGQWDDIRINWTYYKQGSPYDGMKMRNIGFWNVIKDQVGQEGYAFIADAEGYYSNTMNWNAAIAVSYMIGDDGEGDHYRTIENGFDQLAYALARHFTESEGSQLWMGNRLVTFEKSEDTGRRYRLTFYNVYDQAYWKVYADSIILAMPKRSLELIDQQNFFFDSNTHPALKQHMDSIFDIPSFKLLMGFNDPWWKNDLGIKEGKASTDLPMSQCVYFGTDPDNAHSLLLASYNDYRTVHFWNSLIQDEAARGYRSNDSADPGEKQVSLLSAQETTVLPGVEAPAHVVKEALNQLSELHGITVPDPYIVRVKDWSRDPYGAGYHNWRTSALFEDIIPFMRQPIADESVHIIGDAYSGKQGWTEGAFCVTENLLQTSFFLKKPDWLDEAYYLGL; encoded by the coding sequence GTGGACAAAGGGTATCGGTTCGATCAGCTTCTGCAAAAGATTGTGTATAACATGCTGAGGAATGATCCATGGTTTACTGAGAATTATGCAGACCGCCTTAACAAAATCAGCCATTATGCCTACGAATTTAACATTACCCGCGGGCAGTGGGATGACATCAGGATTAATTGGACTTATTACAAACAGGGAAGTCCGTATGACGGTATGAAAATGCGCAATATCGGTTTCTGGAATGTTATAAAAGATCAGGTTGGCCAGGAAGGTTATGCGTTCATTGCTGATGCCGAGGGTTATTATTCGAACACGATGAACTGGAATGCTGCGATTGCCGTTTCGTACATGATTGGTGACGATGGTGAAGGGGACCATTACCGAACGATTGAAAATGGCTTTGATCAGCTTGCTTATGCACTTGCAAGGCATTTTACAGAGAGTGAGGGATCACAGCTTTGGATGGGTAACCGTCTTGTGACATTTGAGAAAAGTGAAGACACCGGACGACGGTACCGTCTGACGTTTTATAATGTGTATGACCAGGCATATTGGAAGGTTTACGCTGATTCTATTATTCTGGCAATGCCGAAGCGGTCGCTGGAACTGATCGATCAGCAGAACTTTTTCTTTGATTCTAATACACACCCCGCCTTAAAGCAGCATATGGATTCGATATTTGATATCCCATCATTTAAGCTGCTGATGGGTTTTAACGATCCATGGTGGAAAAACGATCTAGGCATTAAGGAAGGAAAAGCTTCAACGGACTTGCCGATGAGCCAGTGTGTTTATTTTGGGACAGACCCTGACAACGCGCATTCTTTACTGCTGGCAAGCTACAACGATTACCGCACTGTCCATTTCTGGAATTCACTTATTCAGGATGAAGCTGCACGCGGCTACAGAAGCAATGATTCAGCAGATCCCGGAGAGAAACAAGTGTCGCTATTGTCAGCTCAGGAGACGACAGTGCTCCCCGGTGTAGAAGCCCCTGCACATGTCGTTAAGGAAGCTTTAAATCAATTGAGCGAATTGCATGGGATAACGGTTCCTGACCCATATATTGTACGGGTGAAAGACTGGTCCCGCGATCCTTATGGCGCTGGTTATCACAATTGGCGTACGTCTGCTTTATTTGAAGACATTATACCATTTATGCGTCAGCCAATTGCTGATGAATCAGTTCATATTATTGGTGATGCTTATTCCGGAAAACAAGGCTGGACTGAAGGCGCTTTTTGTGTGACGGAAAATTTGTTACAGACGTCTTTTTTCCTTAAGAAACCGGACTGGCTGGATGAAGCGTATTATTTAGGGCTTTAA
- a CDS encoding ABC transporter substrate-binding protein, with product MKKKSLVYGGILLLITMMILSGCSGESADAEKDPIIFADESWASLRFHNEVAGTIIESGYGYETEQRKGSAAAILTGLREGDVDVHMELWKQNNKEAYDEGIESGDFVKLSVNFDDNYQGLYVPTYVIEGDPERGIEPMAPDLKYITDLADYKDLFQDPEDKEKGRIIGAIPGWEVSERIAETLKEYGLDEQFNYFRPGAEAAINTSLADAYKNGEPWVGYNYEPNWVMGKYDMTPLLEKEDTPLSAVAEQDVEIVSHKSLPERAPDVSEFLENYQTSSAIANDALDYMQNEDASAEDAAVKFLKEEEALWTEWVPEDVAEKVKDEL from the coding sequence TTGAAAAAGAAATCATTAGTATATGGCGGAATTTTATTACTTATTACGATGATGATTCTTAGCGGATGCAGCGGTGAGTCAGCCGATGCTGAAAAAGATCCCATTATTTTTGCGGATGAGAGTTGGGCAAGCCTTCGTTTCCATAATGAAGTTGCCGGGACTATCATTGAATCTGGATATGGTTACGAGACAGAACAACGAAAAGGTTCCGCGGCTGCCATCTTAACGGGACTCCGAGAAGGTGATGTTGATGTACATATGGAACTGTGGAAACAAAATAATAAAGAAGCTTATGATGAGGGTATTGAAAGCGGTGATTTCGTCAAACTGTCGGTCAACTTTGATGATAACTATCAGGGCCTGTATGTGCCTACCTATGTTATTGAGGGAGACCCTGAGAGAGGGATTGAACCAATGGCGCCTGACTTAAAATATATTACAGATTTGGCCGATTATAAGGATTTATTTCAGGATCCGGAAGATAAAGAAAAAGGCCGTATTATCGGGGCTATTCCAGGATGGGAAGTGAGTGAACGGATCGCTGAAACGTTGAAAGAATATGGTCTGGACGAGCAATTCAATTATTTTCGTCCGGGTGCCGAAGCAGCGATTAATACGTCATTGGCCGATGCGTATAAAAATGGTGAACCGTGGGTCGGTTACAACTATGAACCAAACTGGGTGATGGGAAAATACGATATGACACCGTTGCTTGAGAAGGAAGATACACCGTTATCAGCTGTTGCAGAACAGGATGTCGAGATTGTTTCTCATAAAAGTCTGCCCGAAAGAGCACCTGACGTTAGTGAATTTCTCGAAAACTATCAAACATCCAGTGCGATAGCGAATGATGCACTTGATTATATGCAGAATGAGGATGCATCAGCTGAAGATGCTGCTGTGAAATTTCTGAAAGAAGAAGAAGCACTCTGGACTGAATGGGTACCTGAAGACGTCGCTGAAAAAGTGAAAGACGAGCTTTAA
- a CDS encoding Ltp family lipoprotein — MSAFIGAIGFIIIIVGAVLILALKKGEKKPGKVVLMVGVGLFIIGLAIPTGNSDIASSEAEEEEADQEVVEEDNNPPEENTEAEQVEEEPQETEESNEPDPVEETNTEDDVPTEHTSALNSAENYSDMMHMSKAGIFDQLTSEYGDQFPDDAAQYAIDNIEADWNDNALKSAENYSETMHMSKAGIYDQLTSEHGEKFTDEEAQYAADNIEADWNENALESAKSYQESMDMSLEAIRDQLSSDYGEKFTQEEADYAVENLN; from the coding sequence ATGAGTGCATTTATAGGTGCAATCGGATTCATAATTATTATAGTTGGTGCAGTCTTAATTTTAGCCTTGAAAAAGGGTGAAAAAAAGCCAGGAAAAGTTGTTTTAATGGTCGGTGTTGGTCTTTTTATTATAGGTTTAGCAATACCAACCGGTAATTCTGACATTGCTTCATCTGAAGCCGAGGAGGAGGAAGCCGATCAAGAAGTAGTAGAAGAAGATAATAATCCACCAGAAGAAAATACAGAAGCTGAACAAGTTGAAGAAGAGCCTCAAGAAACAGAAGAAAGTAATGAACCTGATCCTGTTGAAGAAACAAACACAGAAGACGATGTTCCAACCGAGCACACATCTGCATTAAATTCAGCAGAAAACTATTCAGATATGATGCACATGTCTAAAGCCGGGATTTTTGACCAGTTGACATCCGAATATGGTGACCAATTCCCGGATGACGCAGCTCAGTATGCAATTGACAATATTGAGGCTGATTGGAACGACAACGCATTGAAGTCAGCGGAAAATTACAGTGAGACTATGCATATGTCTAAAGCGGGTATATACGACCAATTGACATCGGAGCACGGAGAAAAATTTACAGATGAAGAAGCACAATACGCTGCGGATAATATAGAAGCAGATTGGAATGAGAACGCACTAGAATCTGCAAAAAGTTATCAAGAATCAATGGATATGTCGCTTGAAGCAATCAGGGATCAATTATCTTCAGATTACGGGGAAAAATTCACACAAGAAGAAGCAGATTACGCAGTGGAAAATTTAAATTAA
- a CDS encoding thiamine pyrophosphate-binding protein: protein MNSTDQKTFTTADAIVEQLVKAGVEVVYGIVSIHNMPIYDAIVREGSIRLVPARGESGAVNMADGYARATGKLGVVLTSTGAGAGNAAGALTESWNQGTPLLHITGEVASNYIGKKKRYIHEAKDQLSMMTGAGKKAHLLKQAEQTGALISQSINEAFKPPLGPITVSVPTDLQTMIIPETTVIDFSGHVKKAEPTDDENIIPEALIKKILEAKRPIVWVGGGVIKADATQVLKQFTDKLQPAVVTSESGKGAIPENYPLCIGNFAADPAVEGLFEKSDLLISIGTHFRGDETNDWTTPIPAEHIGINADPEALNLNYETTYGLVGDAKQVLKQLNRLIGDQASSTEPTFIEKVKSVRNQVRTELREAVAPYDEFADSMRRLMPDNAILVRDVTIPAYLWGNRLIDIYEPRTSIFASGGGIGQGLPTAIGAQIADENRLVVLMAGDGGFMVNAGELATAAQEKLPLVIVLFDDGGYGILRYLQSAAYGRTHAVDLEYPDYVKMSESMGFEAKKVTSADTFTAALETAIAKRKPSMIVVDMEAVGPTNEPYEEAESYINTFRPGS, encoded by the coding sequence ATGAACAGCACAGATCAAAAAACTTTCACAACAGCCGACGCCATTGTTGAACAGCTTGTCAAGGCTGGCGTTGAAGTCGTTTATGGCATTGTGAGCATTCATAACATGCCGATATACGACGCCATTGTACGCGAGGGGTCGATTCGGCTAGTGCCTGCCCGAGGAGAAAGCGGAGCGGTCAATATGGCAGATGGCTATGCCCGTGCAACAGGAAAGCTGGGTGTTGTCCTGACAAGCACAGGAGCAGGTGCGGGAAACGCTGCCGGAGCACTTACCGAATCGTGGAACCAGGGAACACCGCTCTTACATATTACAGGTGAAGTCGCGTCAAATTACATTGGAAAGAAAAAGCGCTACATCCACGAAGCAAAAGACCAGCTGTCGATGATGACGGGTGCCGGCAAAAAAGCACATTTATTGAAACAGGCTGAGCAAACCGGCGCATTGATTTCGCAATCGATTAATGAAGCATTTAAGCCACCTCTGGGGCCGATAACCGTATCCGTCCCGACTGATTTACAGACAATGATAATTCCTGAGACGACTGTCATAGATTTCAGCGGGCATGTCAAAAAAGCTGAACCGACTGACGATGAAAACATTATTCCGGAAGCATTAATTAAAAAAATTCTAGAAGCAAAAAGACCGATTGTCTGGGTCGGCGGCGGTGTTATTAAGGCAGATGCAACACAAGTACTCAAGCAGTTCACCGACAAGCTTCAGCCAGCAGTCGTCACCAGCGAATCAGGTAAGGGGGCGATTCCAGAAAACTATCCGCTCTGCATCGGCAATTTCGCTGCAGATCCGGCGGTTGAAGGGTTATTTGAAAAATCGGATCTGCTTATCAGCATCGGAACCCACTTCCGCGGTGACGAAACCAATGACTGGACAACGCCAATTCCCGCAGAACATATTGGGATTAATGCGGATCCGGAAGCCTTGAATCTAAACTATGAAACAACCTATGGACTTGTCGGTGACGCCAAACAAGTACTGAAACAACTTAACCGGCTGATTGGTGATCAAGCGTCGTCAACCGAGCCGACCTTTATAGAAAAAGTCAAATCTGTGCGCAATCAAGTGCGCACGGAATTACGTGAAGCTGTTGCCCCGTATGATGAATTTGCCGACAGTATGCGCAGACTCATGCCGGATAATGCTATTCTTGTCCGTGATGTCACAATACCCGCTTATCTGTGGGGAAACCGGCTGATTGATATTTATGAACCGCGGACATCCATTTTTGCTTCCGGAGGCGGTATCGGGCAAGGGCTGCCAACTGCCATCGGGGCACAAATAGCGGATGAAAATCGCCTTGTCGTATTGATGGCAGGTGACGGTGGTTTCATGGTCAATGCGGGTGAGCTTGCCACTGCTGCCCAGGAAAAATTGCCTCTGGTCATTGTTCTGTTTGACGATGGCGGCTACGGTATCCTGCGCTATCTGCAATCTGCCGCATACGGGCGGACTCATGCCGTCGACCTGGAATATCCGGATTATGTGAAAATGAGCGAATCGATGGGCTTTGAAGCCAAAAAAGTCACATCGGCTGATACATTTACAGCCGCACTGGAAACGGCCATCGCAAAACGGAAACCATCCATGATTGTCGTCGACATGGAAGCAGTCGGCCCAACAAACGAACCATACGAGGAAGCAGAATCATACATTAACACTTTCCGCCCTGGAAGCTAA
- a CDS encoding type II toxin-antitoxin system death-on-curing family toxin, whose translation MEYLELEDVIELHDQALKDFGGIQGREPGKLEAKLALPMSGYGDFERYPSIEEKASVYLYEMASGHCFSDGNKRTSFLSTFTFLDLNGFDLVVEDEEVYRFVLSVANDKTRPPFEEVVLWIRKHTHKRFDIHANKE comes from the coding sequence GTGGAATATCTTGAGCTTGAAGATGTAATCGAACTGCACGATCAAGCACTTAAAGATTTCGGTGGCATCCAGGGTAGAGAACCCGGCAAACTTGAGGCTAAATTAGCTTTACCTATGTCCGGCTATGGAGATTTTGAACGTTACCCATCAATTGAAGAAAAAGCATCCGTGTATCTGTACGAAATGGCAAGTGGCCATTGTTTTTCTGATGGTAATAAAAGGACATCATTTTTATCAACCTTTACTTTTTTAGACCTAAACGGATTTGATTTAGTAGTAGAAGATGAAGAAGTGTATCGATTTGTACTATCGGTGGCAAACGATAAAACGAGACCACCATTTGAAGAAGTAGTCCTTTGGATTAGAAAACATACTCACAAAAGATTTGACATACACGCGAATAAAGAATAG
- a CDS encoding aldehyde dehydrogenase family protein, translating into MKYLNMFFDGQWTDSKDYKQRDILNPANGEVIAKASEGTAEDAKKAITAARKAFDAGDWPDMAPAERSAFLYRVAAEIDSHHDELTRLETLDNGKTLAEAGYDVSDAADCFRYYAGLIRKPEGQAYDAPDDIQTMVVHEPIGVCGLIVPWNFPLLMSVWKIAPALAAGNTVILKPSEVTPVTAVKLFEIFEAAGMPKGTVNLVLGSGATAGNELAESHHVDKISFTGGTKTGRTIMKAAAGNLKKISLELGGKSPNIVFADADLDTAVDHALYGIFFGAGQVCSSGSRILVEDSIHDQFVERFAERAKNIKVGPGDDTQSEMGPLVSEAHMNNVLDYIAAGKDEGARLVCGGNRIETGAFKNGYFVEPTAFTGTTEDMTIVQEEIFGPVAVFQTFSDEKDAVRLANNTNYGLAGSVFTSDSAKALRVIKKVRAGITWVNTYHTTYNDSPWGGYKQSGIGRSLGTYGLEEYQEVKQINISQQVERSGWFSE; encoded by the coding sequence ATGAAGTATTTAAATATGTTCTTTGATGGTCAATGGACCGATTCAAAAGATTATAAGCAAAGAGACATCCTCAATCCTGCCAATGGTGAGGTCATCGCAAAGGCGTCGGAAGGCACGGCTGAAGACGCTAAAAAAGCGATCACAGCGGCCAGGAAGGCGTTTGATGCGGGTGATTGGCCGGATATGGCACCAGCTGAGCGGTCGGCATTTTTGTACAGGGTTGCGGCTGAAATCGATTCACATCATGATGAATTAACGCGGCTTGAAACATTGGATAATGGTAAAACACTTGCTGAAGCCGGTTATGATGTCAGTGATGCCGCAGACTGTTTCCGGTATTACGCAGGGCTGATTCGGAAACCCGAGGGTCAGGCATATGATGCGCCTGACGATATCCAGACAATGGTCGTGCATGAGCCGATTGGTGTGTGCGGTTTAATTGTCCCGTGGAATTTTCCGTTGCTGATGAGCGTTTGGAAAATTGCTCCCGCACTAGCCGCGGGAAACACTGTTATCCTTAAGCCATCAGAAGTGACCCCGGTCACGGCCGTGAAGCTTTTCGAAATCTTTGAAGCTGCCGGAATGCCTAAAGGCACTGTAAACCTTGTACTGGGAAGCGGCGCAACTGCAGGCAATGAACTGGCCGAAAGTCATCATGTTGATAAAATTTCATTTACAGGTGGAACGAAAACAGGCAGAACGATTATGAAAGCAGCGGCCGGGAATCTGAAAAAGATATCGCTGGAGCTGGGGGGCAAATCACCGAATATTGTGTTTGCCGATGCCGATTTAGACACGGCTGTTGACCATGCTTTGTATGGTATATTTTTTGGGGCTGGACAGGTTTGCTCGTCAGGGTCGCGTATATTGGTTGAAGATAGCATCCACGATCAATTTGTGGAGCGATTTGCTGAACGGGCTAAAAACATTAAAGTTGGTCCCGGTGACGATACGCAGTCGGAAATGGGGCCGCTTGTCAGCGAAGCGCATATGAATAATGTTCTTGACTACATCGCCGCCGGAAAAGATGAAGGTGCACGGCTTGTATGTGGCGGAAACCGCATCGAAACGGGCGCATTTAAAAATGGCTATTTTGTTGAACCAACGGCGTTTACCGGCACAACGGAAGATATGACTATTGTCCAGGAAGAAATTTTTGGTCCGGTTGCTGTTTTTCAGACTTTCAGCGATGAGAAAGACGCGGTCCGGCTCGCAAATAACACCAATTACGGACTGGCCGGGAGTGTCTTTACCAGTGATAGCGCTAAAGCATTAAGGGTCATTAAAAAGGTTCGTGCAGGCATCACATGGGTGAACACCTACCATACGACGTATAATGATTCGCCTTGGGGCGGCTATAAACAGAGCGGGATCGGCCGCAGCCTCGGTACTTATGGTCTGGAGGAATACCAGGAAGTAAAGCAAATCAATATCAGCCAGCAAGTTGAACGCTCCGGATGGTTCTCCGAGTAA
- a CDS encoding macro domain-containing protein, with product MITYKHGNLLEDSAEALVNTVNTVGVMGKGIALQFKQAFPEVFQEYEKACKRNEITIGKMHVVPIDGTAGPRYVINFPTKKHWKENSKKYYIEDGLENLVKVVHDLGLSSIALPPLGCRNGGLEWTQVKTLIEKAFEGTNVNVHVYEPMGSPAPGKMKVRTKKPEMTEARALLLASINNYKGPGYKLTVLEIQKIAYFLQEAGEQLRLNFKKYKYGPYAENLNHVLQRLEGHFIRGYGDRSRQSDIQLINSAGEKAYEFLETKAETVERLNRVNNIMNGFETPYGLELLATVH from the coding sequence ATGATTACATACAAACATGGGAATCTTTTAGAGGATTCTGCTGAAGCTCTCGTAAATACTGTGAACACTGTCGGCGTGATGGGGAAGGGTATAGCACTGCAATTTAAGCAGGCATTTCCAGAAGTTTTCCAAGAGTATGAAAAAGCATGTAAAAGAAATGAAATCACAATTGGCAAAATGCATGTTGTGCCTATCGATGGAACGGCAGGCCCCCGATATGTCATTAACTTTCCTACAAAAAAGCATTGGAAGGAAAACTCAAAAAAATATTATATTGAAGATGGTTTAGAGAACCTCGTAAAAGTTGTGCACGATCTGGGTCTTTCATCAATTGCGCTTCCCCCGCTGGGATGCAGAAATGGCGGATTAGAATGGACGCAGGTTAAGACACTGATTGAAAAAGCATTTGAAGGAACCAATGTAAATGTCCATGTCTATGAACCTATGGGAAGCCCGGCTCCCGGAAAGATGAAAGTCAGAACGAAAAAGCCTGAAATGACAGAAGCAAGGGCTTTATTATTAGCTTCAATAAACAATTACAAAGGACCTGGATATAAATTGACGGTGTTGGAAATACAAAAAATCGCTTATTTTCTTCAGGAAGCTGGCGAACAGCTGAGATTGAATTTTAAGAAATATAAATATGGTCCTTATGCCGAGAATTTAAATCACGTGCTGCAGCGGCTGGAAGGACACTTTATCCGGGGATATGGTGATCGAAGCCGGCAATCGGATATTCAATTGATTAATTCAGCCGGGGAAAAGGCTTATGAATTTCTAGAAACTAAAGCAGAAACCGTGGAACGTTTAAACAGGGTGAACAACATCATGAATGGTTTTGAAACACCGTATGGACTGGAATTGCTTGCCACCGTTCATTGA
- a CDS encoding FAD-dependent oxidoreductase has protein sequence MTHSRIEMDHITHKTGKADCLSIDTAIIGAGVSGLYAGYRLLSGDFMNDKHRPDSVHIFEMDTRVGGRLESITLPDMNVTGEMGGMHYDTSYNITTTLIEDIFQLHHTPFPSGDPNDYLYYLRGKHFKGDEWARAQDRGKCLRYLINCAMWTKGIGSISFCKRLCITC, from the coding sequence ATGACACATTCAAGAATTGAAATGGATCACATCACACACAAAACAGGTAAAGCGGATTGTCTGTCGATTGATACAGCCATCATTGGTGCGGGGGTATCCGGTTTATATGCCGGGTATCGCTTGCTGTCGGGCGATTTCATGAATGATAAGCATCGTCCTGATTCAGTGCACATTTTTGAGATGGACACCCGGGTAGGCGGCCGGCTGGAGTCGATTACATTACCTGATATGAACGTAACGGGGGAAATGGGGGGCATGCATTATGATACCTCATACAACATTACGACGACATTGATCGAGGACATTTTTCAGCTTCATCACACGCCTTTTCCGTCGGGTGATCCAAACGATTATCTCTACTACTTGCGAGGAAAGCATTTTAAAGGAGATGAATGGGCGCGTGCACAAGACAGGGGGAAGTGCTTGAGGTACCTTATCAATTGCGCGATGTGGACAAAGGGTATCGGTTCGATCAGCTTCTGCAAAAGATTGTGTATAACATGCTGA